Proteins encoded in a region of the Petroclostridium xylanilyticum genome:
- the rplJ gene encoding 50S ribosomal protein L10, producing the protein MPSQKILEQKKEVVQELVEKLKKASSGILVDYRGLTVEQDTELRNQLRKAGVEYKVVKNTLTRFAAKETGYEGLDPFLHGPTSLALTYEDPVAAAKVLTEFAKKNEKLEIKVGFVDGKVIDINGIKALADLPPREVLIAKVLGGFNAPISGFVNVLNANLRGLAVALNAIAEKKAAEGQA; encoded by the coding sequence ATGCCAAGCCAAAAAATACTTGAACAAAAAAAGGAAGTTGTGCAAGAACTGGTTGAGAAATTAAAAAAAGCTAGTTCTGGTATTTTAGTTGACTACAGAGGGTTAACAGTTGAACAGGATACTGAGTTAAGAAATCAGTTAAGAAAAGCTGGAGTTGAGTATAAAGTTGTAAAAAATACTCTAACAAGATTTGCAGCAAAGGAAACAGGATATGAAGGTTTAGATCCATTTTTGCATGGTCCTACTTCATTGGCTTTAACCTATGAAGATCCTGTAGCCGCAGCTAAAGTATTAACTGAATTTGCAAAGAAAAATGAAAAACTCGAAATCAAAGTTGGTTTTGTTGATGGTAAAGTAATCGATATTAATGGAATCAAAGCATTGGCTGATTTGCCACCAAGAGAAGTACTTATTGCAAAAGTACTGGGTGGATTCAACGCTCCAATATCTGGTTTCGTAAATGTTCTTAATGCAAACCTCAGAGGTCTTGCAGTAGCCTTGAATGCAATCGCTGAAAAGAAAGCGGCGGAAGGACAGGCGTGA
- the rplA gene encoding 50S ribosomal protein L1, with amino-acid sequence MKRGKKYLESAKLIDRTKLYDPKEAFSLVQQASKAKFDETVEAHIKLGVDSRHADQQVRGAVVLPHGTGKTVKVLVFAKGDKAKEAEENGADYVGAEDLVAKIQNENWFDFDVVVATPDMMGVVGRLGRVLGPKGLMPNPKAGTVTMDVAKAIKDIKAGKIEYRLDKTNIIHCPIGKVSFGPDKLADNFHTLMDAVIKAKPAAAKGQYLRSVVVASTMGPGIKINPARVSE; translated from the coding sequence GTGAAGAGAGGAAAGAAATATTTAGAGAGTGCAAAGCTAATAGATAGAACTAAGCTTTATGATCCTAAAGAAGCTTTTAGCTTGGTACAACAAGCTTCAAAAGCTAAGTTCGATGAAACTGTTGAAGCTCATATAAAACTGGGTGTTGACTCCAGGCATGCTGATCAACAGGTAAGAGGTGCAGTTGTTCTGCCACATGGAACAGGTAAAACTGTAAAAGTGCTTGTGTTTGCAAAAGGCGATAAAGCAAAAGAAGCTGAAGAAAATGGCGCTGATTATGTGGGTGCTGAAGATCTTGTTGCAAAAATTCAGAATGAAAACTGGTTTGATTTCGATGTTGTGGTTGCTACTCCTGATATGATGGGCGTAGTTGGTAGATTGGGGAGAGTGTTGGGTCCTAAAGGATTAATGCCTAACCCAAAAGCCGGTACTGTTACTATGGATGTAGCGAAAGCAATTAAAGATATCAAAGCCGGTAAGATTGAATATAGATTGGATAAGACAAACATTATTCACTGTCCTATCGGTAAGGTATCCTTCGGTCCAGATAAGCTTGCTGATAACTTCCATACCCTTATGGATGCCGTTATAAAAGCTAAGCCAGCAGCGGCAAAAGGGCAATACCTGAGAAGTGTTGTTGTAGCTTCTACCATGGGACCGGGGATTAAAATCAATCCGGCAAGAGTTAGTGAATAA
- the rplK gene encoding 50S ribosomal protein L11: protein MAKKVTGFIKLQIPAGKATPAPPVGPALGQHGVNIMAFCKEFNERTAKDAGLIIPVVITVYQDRSFTFITKTPPAAVLLKKACKIESGSGVPNKTKVAKISKAELRKIAEQKMPDLNAASIEAAMSMIAGTARSMGIVVED, encoded by the coding sequence ATGGCTAAAAAAGTTACAGGTTTTATCAAATTACAAATTCCTGCAGGTAAAGCAACACCGGCACCACCAGTTGGACCGGCTCTTGGTCAGCATGGGGTTAACATCATGGCATTCTGTAAAGAATTTAATGAAAGGACAGCTAAAGATGCTGGACTTATCATTCCTGTTGTAATTACTGTATATCAGGACAGGTCTTTTACCTTTATTACTAAGACTCCTCCGGCAGCAGTATTACTCAAAAAAGCATGCAAGATTGAAAGCGGTTCTGGAGTGCCGAATAAAACAAAGGTTGCAAAGATTTCCAAAGCAGAGCTTAGAAAAATTGCTGAACAAAAAATGCCTGATTTAAATGCTGCAAGCATTGAAGCTGCAATGAGCATGATTGCAGGAACTGCAAGAAGCATGGGCATCGTTGTTGAAGACTAA
- the nusG gene encoding transcription termination/antitermination protein NusG: MTDNAKWYVVHTYSGYENKVKANIEKMVENRGLGDQILEVQVPMEEVIETKDNKKKAVMRKVFPGYVLIKMIMTDETWYVVRNTRGVTGFVGPGSKPVPLSEEEVKAMGVEIGLPPFEFEVGDSVKVVSGPLENFIGVIEEINLEKKKVRVAVSMFGRETPVELEFGQVEGIL; this comes from the coding sequence ATGACGGATAATGCTAAATGGTATGTTGTGCATACATACTCCGGGTATGAGAACAAGGTAAAGGCTAACATAGAAAAAATGGTAGAAAACCGTGGCTTGGGTGACCAAATCCTTGAGGTCCAGGTACCGATGGAAGAGGTTATTGAAACAAAAGATAACAAGAAAAAAGCTGTAATGAGAAAAGTTTTCCCGGGGTATGTCCTGATAAAGATGATAATGACAGATGAAACCTGGTATGTAGTACGCAATACACGTGGAGTAACTGGTTTTGTCGGACCCGGTTCTAAACCTGTTCCACTTTCAGAAGAGGAAGTAAAGGCGATGGGTGTTGAAATTGGGCTTCCTCCGTTTGAGTTTGAAGTTGGTGATAGTGTAAAAGTTGTCTCCGGACCTCTTGAAAACTTCATTGGAGTAATAGAAGAAATAAACCTTGAAAAGAAAAAAGTGCGAGTTGCGGTATCCATGTTTGGGCGCGAAACTCCAGTTGAATTAGAATTTGGACAAGTGGAAGGAATTCTTTAA
- the secE gene encoding preprotein translocase subunit SecE gives MAEAAKQTKKNVSFSKVAKYFREVKAEMKKVVWPTWKQVRNNTIVVMISIIVVGIVIWTLDFIFGGALNYLIK, from the coding sequence ATGGCTGAAGCTGCAAAGCAGACAAAGAAAAATGTTTCCTTTTCTAAAGTAGCGAAATATTTTAGAGAAGTTAAAGCAGAAATGAAAAAAGTTGTATGGCCAACATGGAAACAGGTTAGAAATAATACAATAGTTGTTATGATTTCAATTATTGTGGTGGGTATTGTAATATGGACTCTCGATTTTATTTTTGGTGGGGCTTTGAACTATCTCATTAAATAA
- the rpmG gene encoding 50S ribosomal protein L33 — MRTRITLACTECKQRNYNTMKNKKNDPDRLEMNKYCKFCRKHTVHKETK, encoded by the coding sequence ATGAGAACAAGAATTACTTTAGCTTGTACTGAATGCAAGCAGAGAAATTATAACACTATGAAGAATAAGAAAAATGATCCTGACAGATTGGAAATGAATAAATACTGCAAGTTCTGTAGAAAACATACTGTTCATAAAGAAACAAAATAA